The Gossypium raimondii isolate GPD5lz chromosome 2, ASM2569854v1, whole genome shotgun sequence genome segment AGTAGTAGTTTGTTTCTTTGGATATTCATTTAAAACTGGTGGATGTAATTCACCACGAACAACAAAAAATTGCTAAAAGTACAAAGTCAGTGGAAGGACCAATGATTCAGTGCATTAGTTTTAGATGTTTATCGAGTAAACAGATCTCTACAAATCGAACTCACAGTTCagattttatcttttgtttcattatataattaagTGGATCCTTTGCTATTGTGCTTCCCACATCTCTTTGAAAGTGGTCAAATGAGTACTAAATCAATGGTTTTAACCTTTAATCACCAATCTTCCAAACATGTAGCAAGTCATAAGCATGAAGCAACTAATAAAAGTATCCTGTTGGTAAACCATTTTGGTATCGCTGCAGCAGTAGCAACTCAACTTGTATAAACCGGGTGTTGTCGCGTATGAATGTCGAAAACCAACTACTTATTCTGTCATTGACGTTGACTGATAAATTGCTAGTAAGATCGGGAGGCAAAAAAGGAACTTGTAGGATGGAGTTCAGCTTGTTAAATGAGATATCTCCATCTTTGCTTGGACGTTTTATTGAAGAAGCGTTTTTGAAGACCAAAGTGAAAGAAGCGTTTTATTGCTTGGACGTTTTTAGAAGCAGTTGTGTTGAGGTTAGGAAAATTATAAGACCTAAACACTTTCATTGCTTGGCTTGCTGTACTTGATGGACTTTTCAATTAGAAGCGAACTTCATGCATAGCATGGGCTGCCAAGTAACCAGTGAACGTCCCCCATGCAGCACTGAAGAGGAAACTAGagatcaatttattattattattttttaaaatgccaATTCTCAAACAGGTTTGGAATATGTTTCTTCAAGCATGTGAAGTTTGCTTTCAAATTGAACAATGGCAAGATGCAATGGCCTGGGCAATTCGCAgttcaaaagaaatttttgtaTGCAAGCGTTCTTGAATGCGCTTGTCCATGGAAGTTTGAGATCTAGTCCTTCACTCTTGGCAAATCGCAAATCAATCGAAGAACCCTAAAACCCCAATACCTGAAGTTAGTTAATATCTGTCATGTCAAAGGGATACTAAAGTATGTTTAGCATCTATGTCTTGGACATAAATTTACACATGTTTATCATCATCACAGATCTCTATAGTGCAAgtacaattaatatttaatgtaaCAGTTGGTGGCATCTTTTGTTAATAAAGATCACAGGTGGCATGTCAATTTCCAGAAGATATCAAACACCATTACTAAAAGTAATGGCACAAACCGAATGCTACCacaaaccctaaaaccctaaatgcTACCACAAACTGAAATGGCGCTTATTATTTAcactattaaaatgatcaattcaTTTCAGGGTAACTGTAAAAGGGAAATAACCTAAAACTAGTGACATGGTGAAAAGTAAAAGCATGAAAAAGTTCCCACCAAGTCTAGgcacttaaacaaattagaataccTTAAACAACCATTGAAAGAACAGCAAGGGTGCATAATTTTTCATAACAAGTTGAACTCCAAAAATAGAGTTGAAGTGAATGGAATATAACATGTTAGGAGGCTGGTTAGGGTTAAATGGTGCAGACTTGTCTTTAAAGTTCATCATAGCTCATGTATGTCATCCATCCAAAAACTTTATTTGTTAGATTAAAAATACTATGGCCTCCCTTGTAGACTCAGAAAAAACTTGTTAAAGTGCCTGCAAAATGTTCTAAATATGCAAAAGACTAACGGCAGTATCAGTCATCCGATGTTGAGTAGCACTTCACTAAGTTAACAATTCCGGttttatttcaaaactaaaCTAGTAAGATGCTGACTGCTCGAAAAAGCATCAGGGGAAAACCAACATTTTTTCTTATAATCTCAAGCATCACCCAACAAGTGAGGTATGAAAGCACCAGCAACAAGGACAAATGAAAGCTATCACAAGATTAACAACAATATCAATGTAACCAAATCCAGATACAAAACCATGACTCTAATAGGTGTAAACAACATCTCAAGTTGCAAATATAAAGAATTTTCCTGCTCTTTTCCACATAAAAACCAAGTTGCATATGGGAGAGTAATTCTTGAAACtcaattttcacataaaatctaAAAGCAATCTAACCAAAACAGAAAGGTCATATAATTCGATATCAACGAAGTCCAAATTAAAAGATACAACATTACCAGCATCTATTCTACCGATGGATATTAAGCATGTCCTTGGCTTCACTCTGCTCCTCCAACAGCCCTTCACTCGCATACTTACTTAAAAGCTCCATCTTCTTCCTTTCAACAACCATCCTCTCAATCTCCTTCTCATCAGGCAATGGCACGTGCACGACAAATTCCCTCTCCTTATCCTTCCTCTCTTTCTCCTCCCTCTCCCTCCTCTCCTCCTCCACCACATCCTCCTCTTCCTCAAACAAAACCTCTCTCGCAGCAGCTCCCACGCTAACCACCTCCTTCGCCCCTCTCCTTGCCTCTCTTCTAATCTCCTCCACTCTCCGCCACTCTTCCTCGGCTTCAGCCCTCATCTTTGCCTCAGCTGGCCCCTCCACTCTAGCTAAAACTCCATCCTCTTCATCCCTATACCCATAATAACTCGCATCAATCCTCTTATAAATATCATATCTAGTTCTCCTCTTTCGCAACTCCGGCGGCTTCTCAAACAACTCCCTAACTCCCGGCAACTTCTTCGCGGCTCCGAAATACCGATACCCAGGGCCACGGCCGCTGGGGTTTGGAACATCCACTATATTCCCTTCTAAATCTGTCATTTTAGGGGCGTGTTTGGCGTAATTCGGGCCGCCAAGTTCAACGATGCGCCGTTCCCAGTGTGACTTCTCTCGTATAAGCTTATTGATCTCGTCGTTAAGGTCGCGGAGTCGATGTTCTCCGAGGCCTTCATTCTGAATCTCAGCGACCTTGCGGCCAATCTCTCGCATGATTTGTTGACGCCATTTGTCGGCCTCAGCAAGGTCACGGCACTCAGAGGCGAGGAAAGGGCGGCGTTCTTTGGGCTTCTTTTTTTCCTCGGCTTTTAGGGCTATGAATCGATTGAGCATCGACTGGGCTTTCTCTTCGTTTCGAGCCATATTGTGATTGAGGGTTTCGGAACCAAGAGCTAGCTTTTGAGAAAGTTTAGCAAATGAGAGTCAGAAAAGCTTTAACCGCTTAATCTCCAAATAAATAACTCAGTGCAGACAGAAAAAGGAACAATGTAAAAATTGCTAATTAAGTTCCTCGGTATTCTCGGCAACCAAACAGAGGTTAAAGTAACAATAGTTAcatgaaaaaataagaaataaatttaccattaaatgTGCACAACAGATtagaaaaaaactgaaaaagtaTGAAGGCAAGGCCAATATTTCTCTAGACCTTATCATTGAAATGGCTCCatttaccaaaagaaaatcaaatttaatgaaaaacaaAGGATTTTGAAATTCACCTGCCCTGAAACGTGAGCTGAAAGTGAGACGTCTTAAAACTTGAAACGTTTCAGAAAGAAATGGCAAGTCTGCTCGCTCGATccgtattaaaattataaagccTCCAGCGGGTGTGTGGTGGGTTGGTAGTGACTGCCTGACTGGTGAACGATGATGGTGGTGGCCGGTGGATGTTGGAGTGGAGAAggaaaagttattttgttagggATTTAGAAATTAGCTGTTAGGGATTAGAAATTGGGGGAGTCGGCTGAAGAGGAAAAGGAAAGAAGCGGTAGACAGGCATGTGATTCGGGCCGGGCTTAGGATAAAAAAGCTTTATCTGAGGATcggtttatttaaaaaatggattatttatttatttattaaaatttaccttttagaattatatttttgttcaaatttttttatttttcagataaATTTTCGGATTTAAACAGATCATTTGAATCATGATTAAGTCTAATTATAACTAAAACTCTAGaagaattaaaattgaaacatGATAAACCAGCCAAAAAGAGTGAAGGAAAGAGAGACCTCCGAATCGAGATTTGTAACTTGGTTATGATTTTGATAGTTCGTGCAAGGTGCATCTCTGAtacttctattttttaaaagaattttatctCTCCACTTTAGaaattaatctctatatttCATTGGTAAATCCAAAAACTGATAAGTTCATCCAATCTTTTGCTAATGTTACTAATCTTTATTAATTCCTTGAATTTTTAAGACTAAGTCAACATTTTACGTCAAAGTTTAACTATGTTAtctaattgaattattttaagtttctgtaaaataaaattctgacaaattaaaaaagaagaaattctcaattttataaattgaaaaaggaaaagttataattaaacttttttttctttaacaatttttttcccttaataGTGATCCAACCCCAGTCTTAATAATCAAGCTCTTAAGTGAGAATCATGATCCCCTTGCAGAACAAAATTCTAAGCTTCTACACGAGAAGagactaaataaaatttaagacacCCTTAGTAGGAGGGACTAGATAAAATTCAAGACATCCCTAGTATGATTAATACGGTAAAAGAAAAACAGGCGTCAATAATTCAAGCTATCAGATTATTATAGCAAGCAAGTCCTCAAAGAGGAAATAATAATCGTAAGTTGCTGCCTATGCTTGGATCACAACACATCATGCTAGTTTCAACGTTAAACCGGAAAATATGACATTGCTCAATTTCAATGTTGAATACTTCTTGTTTTGAGACTCATTGCCATCAGAGAAAATCACACTACATTGCAGCCATAATTGATCATCAGTTTCACGAGTGAAGTTTGTCCCTTGCCTACTGCAGCCACAAAAGATCTAGTTAGAAAAACATTCATTATAACAAAGGAGGCATAGAAATTGGCAGGTTGTTGATACAGGTTCCTAGCAATTAATATAGTAAATATACTTTCAAGATACCTACATCATATACTCGCCAGACCAATTCctactacaccaaaatataccCTGCTCATGTTCATTTTTACGGGTAATAAGTATATGTGCAATACTTGGATTGTTAACTGTCGAGcaaatttttacaataaaaatagatgTCTAATCCACACAGGCACACATGCAATGCGCGCCCACATACACAGGATGACATTCGAATATATCACAAATTGGAAGTCAGATTGAACAAGAAGATGCCAATACTACAAAAACTTAGACATGCCAAATGGCAAACGTGACCAATAACAGGAAGCACCAATTGGAACTCAGCCAGAGCaagaaacaatttatttataacataacTTGATCAAAAATATTGTTGTAATTGAGCATCGAAGGCTTAGTATCCAACACAGTCGAAACCTATGTTTTAAACAAAACTATGAAGTAGTCTTTGAATGGTAGCAAGTAAAACCGTCAATCAATGCCATATGAATTCTATCCTATGGTTCTACCTTCAATGAATCAATTTCAAGTCCAGAGATTAGTGAATGATAGTGCAATAAAAAAAGCACGTTATTTGTTTAAGTAAGATTGAAAGTGTTGCATAACTGATATAATCAAACCAACAAAACTCACTCACTCATATTTGGATTTTAAGTCCTAATTGGTTTAAATTCAACTCCcagccccccccccccccaaaagaAGAGTTCCATATACATTCACTTcaagttgaatttttaataagaaaaaaaacagcATTACTTAAAACACTTAACGATTCATCAATAACCTAATGaagaaaaaggttaaaataccTTCCACCTCGCCTTCACCTAAGCTTCTGCTTGGTGGAACTTTTCTTAGCCGCTTCCTTAACCTTCTCAATATACCCTTCAATAGGTGGAGTCAAAGACGCCATCAATCGATTTGCCGGAAACGGGGTCAAATCTGGTATCATAGCCGCCTCCTTAAGTTTCTCCGGCAACGCTTCAATTGCCTCCTTTTTCATTCTCAACAAATTAGTCTCAGCAGCCTGCCTTGCCCTATGCTTCCTCATCAAAACCCTACTATACTCCTTGGCCAATCTCCGGCCATCCTCCACCGTCAGCTCATATTTGGGTATCTTATCAGCATCGACAAGGCCCAATGTAATCAAATCCAGCCCCGGAGTTCCCATAATCATAGGCTCGTCAGGGACTCCCATTGCCTTTCTTCCTCCCTTCTTCAAAATCTCCATTTCCCGTTGCCGCTCCTTGCTTATTAATCCCAATTTTTCCCGTTCGGCTTCGCGGGCTCGCTCTTTCGGTGAGAGGTGACGGACCGGCGTGGGTGCATTGAGGCATTGGTCGTAGAGTTTTTGCTTCTCGTCGGGGATTCTGCCGCCTTTGGGGAGGGAATCGTCGAGAGAAGCGCCgccttttccttttttagtGGAGATTTTGGAGCGTTTCAAAGGTTGGCCGGCTTTGAGTTTGGATTTGCCTTTGGCGGTTCCACTGACGGTGCAGCGTTGGAGGAATTGGTGAGTCAGAGTTGTTAGAGGTTTGGGGTTTTTGGCGATTCGGATCATTGTGTTTCCGGTAGGTTTAAGGGTTCTAACAAAGAACCTAATGAAGGGATAGAAATAGAGAAGGTGAACACACCGCCCGGGCCCTTAGTTCTTTTGGATGGACtgtctttatttataattagtgtaaaaataaattatcaatgaaATTGAATATTGGAACGATATTAAGcgtgagataaaaaaaatgttaaatgcactatattaaaaataaacccCAGggccttaatttttcattttttctcatttatcattttaagtttacctaattttattttttctgttttaatGAGTTAGCATTGTAGTGAAACTTGTTTGTGTTGTGATTTCCATGTAAAAAATGTTAGAATCCAAAATAatggtaaattacaccaacaatcACTTAACTTTGGGGTAACTGATAAAACAGTCACTCGGGTTTCAATTTAGTACTCAACTttcgaaaaataacaaaataatcctTTTAACCATTTTCTGTTACAGACATAACGAAAAAGTGACATGGTAGATGACGGATTCCTTGTTGTCTTTAACCATCCGGCTGGCTGGTTAGCAGCAATTTAAGTAGCCTTTAGCAccaatttagggtttaggcagcaaaagaagaaaaagagacaaagaagaaaagaagaagaagaaaaaggagaaaagaaaaaaatagagatgCCAACTGTGATTTCGGTGTGCTATTGTGGAAACCCAGCCAAATTAAACACGTCTTGGTCCAATGACAACCCAGGTATGAGGTTTTTTAGTGTAAGAAGTTTGGGAGTGGGTTTCGAAAACCATGTCGTTTTTTCACCTAGTTTGATCCACCATTGACACCATATTCATGATTGTGTTGTTGGGTCTTTTGAAAAAGGTGAGGACATTAGAGGATGCAAGGAGGAGGGAGAGAAAAACATGGGTTTTGGTGCTTGTATTTGTaatattgttgttgttttttaaaccttaaaccaatTTATGTGATAGTTGGTGTTCTTGTTGTTGTTAGCACTGCAAACCAGCTTATGTGGCTGTTGGTATACTTTTTTGTTATTCATTCATGGTGAGTGGAAACTAAGGGTCCTAAATGTAATGGTCTATAAAGGGTAGAAATTTGCTTACAGACTTGAAAGTTGCAAGACTAATTGTAATGGGAGAGTATTTGGATATTGTAATGGTCCGGTATTCTTACACATTtgtatttcatttcatttcatttcatttcatttcatttcattttctaaatgTTTAATCTTATTTTAAGACTTGAAAGTGTATTTGGTTATTGTTTGGCAGCTTCTTATATTGCATGGATCAATGCTCATATGTTAGAAGAGATAAAacagatgaaaaaaaaaaacaaaaacacattGGTGAGCATTAAACTTCTTTCATATATTAAGGCCAAACTATTTACAAAAGGAATGACAAACTATTGCCAAATTTGCCTACAATTCAATACAATTGAACAAATTTGAAGTTTACAAAAAATTTCACTGACTATATGCCTAAGTTTAGATAACTGTAGAAATCATAggcaaatttacaaaaaaaaataatttgccTAAGATAAGAAATCAGTAGTAGGTATAGGCAAATTTACATAAGTTCAAaaagtttacaaaaaaaaatttattcacaaTGTCATCATTGGTCTGTCACAAGTGACTCTTGAGTAGAAGGCATCCATCTAACAGTGGTTGGTTTCCTTTGAATGGAAGCTTTTCTCTTGGGGTAACATCTTGTTGGTGAGTTGGGGTAGTTTGTCATTGAGTTGAGGCAACCTCCTGCTGAGTTAGGGTAGTCTCTTGCTGATTTGGGGTAGCCTATTACTAAGTTAGGGCAACCACTTGGTTGTGGGCACCAATTTTGTGTCTTTTAACCTATAGGAACAAGTGAAATCcatcaaacaaattaaatttataagtaaaataataaagcaaAGACAAATGACTTATTGGAATGTTTTGGCCAACATCCCATTTGCAACTCCTCTTATTGTGGCATATTTTGTTGCATTTATTGCACCTCATTTCCACCCCTCTCTTGGTCAGCCTTTCTATTGTTTGTGGTTCATCAAGTTCTTTCCTTCTCACCTTAGTAGGTTTGCTAGGTGGCTTTTTTAGTGTAGGAGGTAGTATTGGCAGCATGTTTGGCACAAACGCCCATTGTTTAGGACCCCTTACTGGCTTTATGAAGTTGGAGTAAATGGCAAGTTGGGTTTGCTTGGTGTACCAGGTTTGTACATAAGTTTCTAGGAACTCATCTTTTAGATGAATAACAACCACTGCATACATGCAAAAGATGCCAGTAAGATCCCAATTCCTGTAGGAGCAGGAATTCTTAACTAAGTCCACCATACGCTGACTGCCTGGACCACATTCAACCTGATACCTATCCCCATTAGCATGTGATGGAACAAACTAAAACACAGTCACTAAAACAAAACAACATTTGATCAACCTTACCAACAATCATACACAAggcataaatatattaaaaaatggcATAATAGAGGCATACATGTATTGGTCCAATAGCATGTGATCAACCCCACCATCAATTATACACAAGGCAGAATAAAGGCATCAATATATTACAAAGGGTAAATTCACCTCAATGAATCTTTGATATTGACATCCAGCTTTTTCTTGATCTTTGGACACAATATTGTAACAGCCTATTttctagtggtgtcaaaaaatgtggtttcgagaccacagtTCTTACGTGatagtccataaatattaatttaatagttataaattcattaatgtcatattaaatttttgttgggaaattttatcgtttagttagttaattatttaaaaaggactaaaccgtaaaaaagtgcaaaaattaaGAGATATTAGTGATTTGGTTTAAATTGTCTTTATGGAATGATTGAATGGTTCTAAATGGCAATTAATCCATTTTAGTTTTAGTGGACGGTAATAGTTTAATAAACTAAGATTTtcttaagaaattattattaaaaaagtaatgttaaagtaatgaaatatattagataaaacaaaagaaaagtggAATTGGTCAttgtcttcttctttctttattttgccGAAACACCATTTTTGGAAGACTTAGGAGCTTCGGTTTGTGCTATTCTTGGATGCATATGTAAgtgtattttagtttattttttcatgatttgtatgtttttgagttagttgaaatggtatttatctagtatagggactaatttatgaaattgattaaGTTTAGAAAAATGTCCATTGATGTTATTGAAGTTTATTGATATCTATGTTTTTGGTTGaagttaaatgatgaattttagctattttgtaaagtaaattaGAGTGATTTTTAAGATTAgggataaaataaatagaatgttaaaattattaggcttttttgagaaattttagcATGAGTAGGGGATCGTTTGGAGTGGTTAAAATTCGGTTCTATGGGAAAAAAAGgggttaattttagaaataatcaTGTTTTGGTCTTTGGGGACCAAATTGTGTAAAATGTAAAGCTTGGGGctaatgtgtaaatattgtaaataagaaattaaatgtattaaattgaatagaatgtgaaattgaggctaataattgaaatacattatattatagatcaagatcaAACTGATAATCGAGGAAAGGGAAAGGTTGTTGATTAGTCATTGAATGTTTGTTGTTTGTACGGTTAAAgtttagtataatttaattattaaagtgCTTGtggattaaaaaatattaattgactTGAAATTATTGAATTGTGATAAGTGAATTGATTTGGGAAAGAAATTgtattaaatgttgttaaatgataaatatgtgAGCCGATGAACGTAGGATAGGATACAactggcatgccaataggttatatcGCGCGCTGTATGGGATTGGTTGATGTTGAGATGATGATTATGATTTCATTCATGTTTACTGAATATACTAGAGTTTAGCTTTTGTTGTGAACTATCGTGTTATATTACAGTATTTCAGGGACGGATGTAAAGCCTACGGGTTTGGCACTTGGTGCCGAGGTGTGTTTCGGAGGGATGTTAGCGTATGGCCTTGGCACTTAGTGCCTAAGTGTGTTCTTAGTTGGTGATGGGCATCGAAACCAACAAATATAAATTCTTACActctaacttaattaaatagtaGTATAGAGTAATAGGGTCGATCCCACAGGGATTGGATtactaatttttctattttcgtGACCAAATTTCTGAGTCTAGGCAGTTGTCGTGCCTTCAACCTGTGTGTGCAAAactgtaaaataaatgaaagggggaatttagttgatagagaaaataaaataaacaaaaatataataaaataaaataaaaaacatttttgagattgcaaataaaattaagtgaattaaattaaatcggggaactaaatatattaaaacttaGCCTCAGCCTCAGTATCCAAACTTGAACCGATccttaaaaaatggtttttccctTCCAACCGATAAGTTGGTTATAGCGGTTGAGGACGCCTTAACTGCCAACTTTTTCTCTTATAGTCAGTTCTGGTACGACTTGCAAATCGACCCTTGTCGAATTTTTAACCATGTAGCTCGTGCCCGTAATTTAAGATTTTACAGCCTTATGATCTAGAAAGCCTAACTCGAATTAACGACCTCAACCTCGTAGGTCGTTTAAATCTGATCACTATCTCCCTTGACGGAATCCAACTAGCTTTTTCTAATTGGACACACCAATTTGTTCGCGAGAATTCGAATACAGCACGGCCGACTCGGCTTCCCAACTGTACACCAAACAACTCCAGCCCAACGCATGCTTTTTGAGTTGAAATCAAATCAACTTTAAGGGACGAATTTGTACTATCCCATATACTGGAGAGATAGCGAGTACCGAATTGAAAAGTTTTTAGTGTGGGTTCATATCTCACGATTATATTGTCAGAGCAATAACCAAACTAAAGCTAAAACGGACTTAGCTAAGCATGAAGATAATCATGCTAGTTGGTGTATGAAAATGATCTTTAATGGAATTGGTGGAAGGTGGAAAGGGAGAGGggcttaagaaaaaaattactcaaaatgttgaaatggaaaaaatgaATAGTAGTATGGAAAAAATGTCCGATCTTTATCCAGCCAACCACTAAATCTTCAATCCTTCAAGTTGGccctccttttttcttttcgttccaatttagcccttttttatgattttgaattTCGACACACCAATTTCATTCCTGATAAGAAAAAATCAAGTTTTGTAGCATCTTATTCgataattagccaaaaataaatacattaaaaacacaaatttatctTACTATCAGTTGGTTAGCTCATTTGagtgatttggtatgtttggcTGGTTAACCAAGTATCCAAATCCATTACAACGTTCATCGGGTATAGTTAATGCTATGAcatatttgattgaattgattCACTCATATACAAGTTTATGATTCACCTGTGATTTGGTTATGAATGGTAAGATTATGATTTATGAGATTTCtatattatgtattgattaAGTTTATTCGGTAAGTTAATTGTTTAATCCGtggaacttactaagcttaagtaagcttacttgtgtttcttttatttttattgctttcTTGTAGATTTGTTTTTGAGGCTTCAGGCGATTAGATCGACttcaagaatcacactatccagaagTCTaccaatagttttttttaatgttcgTTTTAggttatatgacatgtaataggtgaattgaatttatgGTAGTAAGTGTGAAGTTAATAGTTGGATGATGCTTGTCTGTGATGG includes the following:
- the LOC105787901 gene encoding uncharacterized protein LOC105787901, with protein sequence MARNEEKAQSMLNRFIALKAEEKKKPKERRPFLASECRDLAEADKWRQQIMREIGRKVAEIQNEGLGEHRLRDLNDEINKLIREKSHWERRIVELGGPNYAKHAPKMTDLEGNIVDVPNPSGRGPGYRYFGAAKKLPGVRELFEKPPELRKRRTRYDIYKRIDASYYGYRDEEDGVLARVEGPAEAKMRAEAEEEWRRVEEIRREARRGAKEVVSVGAAAREVLFEEEEDVVEEERREREEKERKDKEREFVVHVPLPDEKEIERMVVERKKMELLSKYASEGLLEEQSEAKDMLNIHR
- the LOC105787904 gene encoding uncharacterized protein LOC105787904; translated protein: MIRIAKNPKPLTTLTHQFLQRCTVSGTAKGKSKLKAGQPLKRSKISTKKGKGGASLDDSLPKGGRIPDEKQKLYDQCLNAPTPVRHLSPKERAREAEREKLGLISKERQREMEILKKGGRKAMGVPDEPMIMGTPGLDLITLGLVDADKIPKYELTVEDGRRLAKEYSRVLMRKHRARQAAETNLLRMKKEAIEALPEKLKEAAMIPDLTPFPANRLMASLTPPIEGYIEKVKEAAKKSSTKQKLR
- the LOC105789498 gene encoding uncharacterized protein LOC105789498 translates to MYVCLQACKDGYRVGCRRIIGLDECFLKGYFGGYLLEAIGIDANNVICPIAYAAVESENQASWLWFLELLTLDLEIVSSYQISFMSEKQKFVPSHANGDRYQVECGPGSQRMVDLVKNSCSYRNWDLTGIFCMYAVVVIHLKDEFLETYVQTWYTKQTQLAIYSNFIKPVRGPKQWAFVPNMLPILPPTLKKPPSKPTKVRRKELDEPQTIERLTKRGVEMRLKDTKLVPTTKWLP